AGTATCAATCTCGCAATCGCTTTCGGCGCGATTGGACTCATGGTCGGTACGATTCTCCTCCGAGGTATCCCGCTCCCACTCGCAGTGGTCGGTCACGAGGGCTCGACGGTCATCGTCTCGCTGAACGGCCTTCGGTTGCTCGGCTTCCGTGGGTGAGCACTCGACAGGGGCAAAGGCGAATTCCCGGGCGTCGTCCCAAAACAGTAGGTTTCCCAACGACTGAACGATGTTGCGCGGGCCTCACGGGTCGTGTCCACGACTTCGGTTGATACACGACCATCAGACGAACTACCCATGGCTGGCCGTGATAGGCCAACAGACTCTATCGGACGGTCATTTGGGGGACACTGCAAGACCTGCATCGGTCGAGTATCGAATCAGGTGGGCTAGGCTTCCAGTTCGGACCAGACGTGCCGGAACTTCCCACTTCGTTCCGCTCGTTGCGGAGGCTCGGATGCCGCTTCGATGGTTATAGGACCAATCCCCTGATTCCGAAGGAACGACTGAAGGTCCTGGTCGATATGCTTCCAGACTTCCTCCTCGGTCGCGGTAGGGGTGACGTCGAAGCGGACCCGAAGTGTGGAGGGAGCCGTGCGGATAATTTGGGTTCGACGGACACCCGGGACTTCTTCAACAACGCTCGAGAGTGCGAGTGGGAAAATCGGCACCGCCTCTCCGTCCGTCGTCTCGAATTGGAGAACGTCCCCGTGCCGTCCGCCGACCTCCATGATGGGGAACGCGCTCCCGCATGGACACCGCTCTTCGTACAGCGTGATGCTGTCTCCGAGGTCGTACCGAACGAGCGGTTGCACTCGATTCGAGAGGCTGGTGATGAGGACGGTGTCCGACGGCGTTCCAGGTTCGACCGGGTGGTAGTCCTCGTCGACCGGTTCGACCACGACCCAGTCGATGTTGGCGTGGAGATTCCCGTGGTCGCACTCGACGGCAATCGGGACGAACTCCGTCGCCCCGTAGAGTTCTCGGACCAAACAATCGAAAGTATCCCGGAGCAGTCGCTTTTGGGTCTCCGAGATGGGTTCTGCCGTGGGGAGAACGAGTGCGGGACCGATGTCGAGTCGACCATCCCGCTGGGCTCGCGCTAACTCGACGAGGACAGTCGAGTAGCCTTCGAGGATGGCGGGCTGATACTGGTTCAGATCAGAGATCAGGTCGTCGATAGGAATCTTTGGCGAAAAGAGTCGAAGGCGACGTTCCCCATAGACGGATTCTCGACGCATCAATTCGAGACCGGCCGCCCCGGCGAAGTGACCGCCCGAGACAGCGACGAGTCCGATGCGGAGATTCTGTGTGAAGAGTCGCGACAGTGACGAAATCCCGGCCATTTCTGGCACGATCCACCGATCACCCAGCACGTCTGAAACGGTCCATGCGGTCTCATCCTGGACGAACAGACCGGGTTCACCGGTCGTCCCAGACGTGGTCCAAACCGGATATTTGTCGAGGAAACGCTCGCCGATTTTTGACTCGTCGGCGACGAACGCCTCTATCTCGGCTTTCGTAATCGCCGTATCCGTGACGACGTCGTCGAAGTGTTCCATCAGCATCGGCTTCGTCACGGGCGGGAACTGTGTGAGGTCGGTACTCCCCTCCGGGACATCGGCGTAGTGTCGCTTGTAGAACCGTGACTGTCGCCGGGCAAACGAGAGCATCTGAGCGAGACGTCGTCGCTGTCGACTCTCTATCTCAGCACGGGTTGCTCCGCTGGCCCGCCATACGTCAAGCGTGATCTTGCCTTTCTCGACCGGATTCATGGGACTGGCGGTGAAGTGCGTGGGTGTTGTTTGGAGTTCCCCTCTCTCGTGTTC
This window of the Haloarcula marina genome carries:
- a CDS encoding phenylacetate--CoA ligase family protein, producing the protein MLSFARRQSRFYKRHYADVPEGSTDLTQFPPVTKPMLMEHFDDVVTDTAITKAEIEAFVADESKIGERFLDKYPVWTTSGTTGEPGLFVQDETAWTVSDVLGDRWIVPEMAGISSLSRLFTQNLRIGLVAVSGGHFAGAAGLELMRRESVYGERRLRLFSPKIPIDDLISDLNQYQPAILEGYSTVLVELARAQRDGRLDIGPALVLPTAEPISETQKRLLRDTFDCLVRELYGATEFVPIAVECDHGNLHANIDWVVVEPVDEDYHPVEPGTPSDTVLITSLSNRVQPLVRYDLGDSITLYEERCPCGSAFPIMEVGGRHGDVLQFETTDGEAVPIFPLALSSVVEEVPGVRRTQIIRTAPSTLRVRFDVTPTATEEEVWKHIDQDLQSFLRNQGIGPITIEAASEPPQRAERSGKFRHVWSELEA